A window from Pararge aegeria chromosome 6, ilParAegt1.1, whole genome shotgun sequence encodes these proteins:
- the LOC120624533 gene encoding uncharacterized protein LOC120624533 has product MESLKRSLFDINEHFNARMAEFQRELKGAIPATSPSSNINSQFVAFRSFVMTALENLQLQVELLARQQDELEMRSRRKILLVHGIAEGDNEDPCISACRILSQHLALTQLSPASVSRCHRLGRAGGDKPRAMLIKFRDWSLRDTVWSAKTRLKGTGVTLSEFLIKSRHKTFLAARQRFGVTKCWTRDGIIMVLDSGGKRHRITTLAELNAISNSGQDVPSAAIPAAAPNATAVAPKDSKLTNPRVKRVVRK; this is encoded by the coding sequence ATGGAGTCACTTAAAAGAAGCCTATTTGATATAAACGAACACTTTAATGCCAGGATGGCAGAATTCCAGAGGGAGTTAAAAGGAGCTATCCCGGCCACTAGTCCTTCATCAAATATAAACTCGCAGTTTGTGGCCTTCCGTTCCTTTGTTATGACAGCCTTAGAAAATCTGCAGCTGCAGGTGGAACTCTTGGCTAGACAACAAGATGAGTTGGAAATGCGGTCCAGAAGGAAGATTCTCCTTGTTCATGGTATTGCAGAAGGTGATAATGAAGACCCGTGCATTTCAGCATGTCGCATTCTTTCCCAGCACCTTGCATTGACACAGCTATCTCCTGCATCTGTTAGCCGCTGTCATCGCTTAGGACGTGCTGGTGGTGACAAACCTCGTGCTATGCTCATAAAGTTCAGAGATTGGTCACTTCGGGATACAGTTTGGTCTGCAAAGACTAGGTTGAAAGGCACTGGGGTAACATTATCCGAGTTTCTTATTAAAAGCCGCCACAAGACCTTTCTGGCGGCTCGACAACGGTTTGGTGTGACGAAGTGTTGGACCAGGGACGGCATCATCATGGTACTGGACTCCGGCGGTAAGCGTCATCGCATCACAACTCTGGCTGAGCTGAACGCCATCTCGAATTCTGGTCAGGATGTACCGAGTGCTGCTATACCGGCTGCTGCTCCTAATGCTACAGCCGTAGCCCCTAAGGACTCCAAACTAACCAACCCGAGAGTTAAAAGAGTTGTGAGGAAATAG